ACCCGAAGCCGGTGGCCTAACCCGTAAGGGGAGGAGCCGTCGAAGGTGGGACCAGCGATTGGGACGAAGTCGTAACAAGGTAGCCGTACCGGAAGGTGCGGCTGGATCACCTCCTTTCTAAGGAGCACATAGCCGGATGCGAGCGAATGTCTCGCACGGTTGCTCATGGGTGGAACGTTGACTATTCGGCACACTCGGTGAAGACCGCTAGTACTGCCTTTCGGGGCGTGGAACGTGGTTCTGGGTCGGGTGTGTCGGGCACGTTGTTGGGTCCTGAGGGAACGAGTCTTCGTTGTCTCAGTGGTCGCCGGTCTCATGCGAGGCATCCTGGTTCGGGGTGTTGAGTTTGGGTGTCTGGTCGTTGTTTGAGAACTGCACAGTGGACGCGAGCATCTGTGGCCAAGTTTTTAAGGGCGCACGGTGGATGCCTTGGCACCAGGAACCGATGAAGGACGTGGGAGGCCGCGATAGGCCCCGGGGAGCTGTCAACCGAGCTTTGATCCGGGGGTGTCCGAATGGGGAAACCCGGCAGTCGTCATGGGCTGTCACCCATACCTGAACACATAGGGTATGTGGAGGGAACGCGGGGAAGTGAAACATCTCAGTACCCGCAGGAAGAGAAAACAACCGTGATTCCGGGAGTAGTGGCGAGCGAAACCGGATGAGGCTAAACCGTCATGGTGTGAGACCCGGCAGGGGTTGCCGTGACGGGGTCGTGGGAGTGAGCTTGATCGGTCTGCCGGCCGGTCGGCGAGTCAGAAACCGTATGGGTAGTCGAAGGACATGCGAAAGGTCCGGCGTAGAGGGTAAGACCCCCGTAGACGAAATCTGTACGGCTTGCTTGCTCATTTCCCAAGTAGCACGGGGCCCGAGAAATCCCGTGTGAATCTGGCGGGACCACCCGCTAAGCCTAAATATTCCCTGGTGACCGATAGCGGATAGTACCGTGAGGGAATGGTGAAAAGTACCGCGGGAGCGGAGTGAAATAGTACCTGAAACCGTGTGCCTACAAGCCGTGGGGGCAGTCTTCGGACTGTGACTGCGTGCCTTTTGAAGAATGAGCCTGCGAGTTTGCGGTGTGTAGCGAGGTTAACCCGTGTGGGGTAGCCGTAGCGAAAGCGAGTCCGAATAGGGCGCCCATAGTTGCATGCCCAAGACCCGAAGCGGAGTGATCTAGCCATGGGCAGGTTGAAGCGCGGGTAAGACCGTGTGGAGGACCGAACCCACCAGGGTTGAAAACCTGGGGGATGACCTGTGGTTAGGGGTGAAAGGCCAATCAAACTCCGTGATAGCTGGTTCTCCCCGAAATGCATTTAGGTGCAGCGTCGCGTGTTTCTTGCCGGAGGTAGAGCACTGGATAGGCGATGGGCCTTACCGGGTTACTGACCTTAGCCAAACTCCGAATGCCGGTAAGTGAGAGCGCGGCAGTGAGACTGTGGGGGATAAGCTCCATGGTCGAGAGGGAAACAGCCCAGAACACCGACTAAGGTCCCTAAGCGTGTGCTAAGTGGGAAAGGATGTGGAGTCGCAGAGACAACCAGGAGGTTGGCTTAGAAGCAGCCACCCTTGAAAGAGTGCGTAATAGCTCACTGGTCAAGTGATTCCGCGCCGACAATGTAGCGGGGCTCAAGCACATCACCGAAGTCGTGTCATTGCAGCAATACTCCCAACGGAGGCTGTGATGGGTAGGGGAGCGTCGTGTGCCGGGTGAAGCAGCCGAGGAATCGAGTTGTGGACGGTTCACGAGTGAGAATGCAGGCATGAGTAGCGATACAAGAGTGGGAAACTCTTGCGCCGATTGACCAAGGGTTCCTGGGTCAAGCTGATCTGCCCAGGGTAAGTCGGGACCTAAGGCGAGGCCGACAGGCGTAGTCGATGGACAACGGGTTGATATTCCCGTACCCGCTTTGAAGCGCCAACGTCGAACCAGGTGATGCTAAGGCCGTGAAGCCGGCCCGGAGTCTTCGGACAAAGGGACGTGGTGGAGCCGCCGACCCAAGCCTGTAGTAGGTGAGCGATGGGGTGACGCAGGAAGGTAGTCCAGCCCGGGCGGTGGTAGTCCCGGGGTAAGGGTGTAGGCCGTGGGGTAGGCAAATCCGCCTCACATTAAGGCTGAGACCTGATGCCGAGCCGATTGTGGTGAAGTGGATGATCCTATGCTGTCGAGAAAAGCCTCTAGCGAGTTTCATGGCGGCCCGTACCCCAAACCGACTCAGGTGGTCAGGTAGAGAATACCGAGGCGTTCGGGTGAACTGTGGTTAAGGAACTCGGCAAAATGCCCCCGTAACTTCGGGAGAAGGGGGGCCATTGCTGGTGAGGGGACTTGCTCCCTGAGCTGGTGGTGGCCGCAGAGACCAGCGAGAAGCGACTGTTTACTAAAAACACAGGTCCGTGCGAAGCCGTAAGGCGATGTATACGGACTGACGCCTGCCCGGTGCTGGAACGTTAAGGGGACCGGTTAGTCACGATTCGTCGTGGCGAAGCTGAGAACTTAAGCGCCAGTAAACGGCGGTGGTAACTATAACCATCCTAAGGTAGCGAAATTCCTTGTCGGGTAAGTTCCGACCTGCACGAATGGCGTAACGACTTCTCGACTGTCTCAACCACAGGCCCGGTGAAATTGCATTACGAGTAAAGATGCTCGTTTCGCGCAGCAGGACGGAAAGACCCCGGGACCTTTACTATAGCTTGATATTGGTGTTCGGTTCGGCTTGTGTAGGATAGGTGGGAGACTTTGAAGCCGTGACGCCAGTCATGGTGGAGTCGACGTTGAAATACCACTCTGGTCGTGCTGGATGTCTAACCTGGGTCCGTGATCCGGATCAGGGACAGTGTCTGGTGGGTAGTTTAACTGGGGCGGTTGCCTCCTAAAGGGTAACGGAGGCGCCCAAAGGTTCCCTCAGCCTGGTTGGCAATCAGGTGTTGAGTGTAAGTGCACAAGGGAGCTTGACTGTGAGACTGACGGGTCGAGCAGGTACGAAAGTAGGGACTAGTGATCCGGCGGTGGCTTGTGGAAGCGCCGTCGCTCAACGGATAAAAGGTACCCCGGGGATAACAGGCTGATCTTCCCCAAGAGTCCATATCGACGGGATGGTTTGGCACCTCGATGTCGGCTCGTCGCATCCTGGGGCTGGAGTAGGTCCCAAGGGTTGGGCTGTTCGCCCATTAAAGCGGTACGCGAGCTGGGTTTAGAACGTCGTGAGACAGTTCGGTCCCTATCCGCTGTGCGCGTAGGAGTGTTGAGAAGGGCTGTCCCTAGTACGAGAGGACCGGGACGGACGAACCTCTGGTGTGCCAGTTGTCCTGCCAAGGGCATGGCTGGTTGGCTACGTTCGGGAGGGATAACCGCTGAAAGCATCTAAGCGGGAAGCCTGCTTCGAGATGAGCACTCCCACCTCCTTGAGAGGGTAAGGCTCCCAGTAGACGACTGGGTTGATAGGCCGGATATGGAAGCCCTGTAAGGGGTGGAGTTGACCGGTACTAATAGGCCGAGGGCTTGTCCTCAGTTGCTCGCGTCCACTGTGTTGTTCTGAAACAACGACCCACTTTTCCGGTGGATAGTTTCATAGTGTTTCGGTGGTCATAGCGTGAGGGAAACGCCCGGTTACATTCCGAACCCGGAAGCTAAGCCTCATAGCGCCGATGGTACTGCAGGGGGGACCCTGTGGGAGAGTAGGACGCCGCCGAACAATCATTCAGAGAAAGCCCCCTGACGGGATGTCAGGGGGCTTTCTCGCGTTTCCGGAACGTCGAAGGTGGTGCTAGGTCCACCTCAAAGACGGGAGGCACGGCCAATGTGCGGGGCGGGGGCGGAGGGGAGACTGGGGGCGTTCCAGGAACGGTGATCGACCCTCGGGAGTGGGCCTTGACGACAACGACGTGGTTCGACGGCGGTGCCGTCAGGTCTGCTGTGGGTGGGCGGGCCCAGCTGGCGGTGCGGGCGTTCGGGTCGGCCGTGGTGATGGCGGTCGCGGCCGGGGCCGGCGTGGCGGTGCCGGTGATGGCTGCGCTGTTCGCCGGCCTGACGGTGTTCCAACTGGTCGACAACGGCCCGCTGGTGCCGTACGTGGTGGCGCCGACGGTGCTGGTCGCGGGGGTGTCGGTGGCGTACTGGTTCGCGCGGCGCGGCGCGGGGTGGACGCGTCGGCGGGTGGAGCGCGGGTCCGGAGAGCCGTGGGTGGTGGCGTACTCGCCGCGGGTGGCGCTGGAGCAGGATTCGCGCGGGTTCTGGTGGACGGGCTTCTCGTACCACCGGAGTCCGGGGCTGGCGCGGCTGGTGCAGTTCGTGGGCTGGGCGGTGCGGGATCCGCAGACGCGGCGGGAAGCGGCCTGGCTGGTGGCGAACCCGGTGGGGGTGCTGGCGCTGCTCGGGGCGCCGATGGCGTTGGTGGCGGGCGGGTCGGTGTTCGCGCTGTCGGCGGCGGTGGATTCGCGGAGCTACTTCGGGCTTCACTACGAGGCGGTCAACGTGCTGTTCTCGGTGGTGATCGGCGGGGCGGTGGCGGGGGCCGGGCTGCTGGCGATGCCGTGGGCGGTGCGGGTGCACGGGGAGTTCGCGGGGCGGGTGCTGGGCGGCGGGCCGCGGCAGAGCCGGGCGCAGCTGACCAGGCGGGTGGCCCGGCTGACGGAGACGCGGGCGGATGCGGTGGACGCGCAGGCGGCGGAGCTGCGGCGGATCGAGCGGGATCTGCACGACGGGGCGCAGGCACGGCTGGTGGCGATCGGGCTGACGCTGGGCACCATCGAGCATCTGATGGCGAGTGACCAGACGGCGGCGCGCGAACTGCTGGCGGAGGCCCGGGAGGCGTCGGCGAAGGCGCTGCAGGAGCTGCGTGATCTGGTGCGGGGGATCCATCCGCCGGTGCTGGCGGAGCGCGGGCTGCCGGATGCGGTGCGGGAGTTGGCGCTGACGGGAGTGGTGCCGACGGAGGTGACGGTCAGCCTGCCGGGGCGTCCGGAGGCTTCGTTGGAGACGGCGGTGTACTTCGCCGTGAGCGAGCTGCTGGCGAATGCGGCGAAGCACGCGCGGGCCCGGCAGGTGTGGGTGGACGTGCTGTACCGGGCGGGCCGGCTGCGGGTGGTGGTGACGGACGACGGGCACGGCGGTGCGCGGTTGGAGGGCGGTGGCGGGTTGCGCGGGATCGAGCGGCGGTTGGGTACGTTCGACGGAGTGATCTCGCTCGAAAGTCCTGTGGGCGGGCCGACCACCATCACGATGGAGCTGCCGTGCGCGTTGTCCTCGCCGAGGATCTCTACCTCCTTCGCCAAGGCCTGACGAGGCTGTTGGAGGCCCACGGGTTCACCATCGCGGCCGCGGTGGAGACGGGGCCGGACCTGCTGGCGGCGCTGCTGTCGGAGCGACCGGACGTCGCGGTGGTGGACGTCCGGCTGCCGCCGACGCTGACGGACGAGGGGCTGCAGGCGGCGTTGGCGGCGCGGCGGGAGATTCCGGGCCTGCCGGTGCTGGTGCTGTCGCAGCACGTGCAGCAGCTGTACGCGCGGGAGTTGCTGGCGGACGGCACGGGCGGGGTGGGCTACCTGCTGAAGGACCGGGTGTTCAACGCGGACCAGTTCGTGGACGCGGTGCGCCGGGTGGCGGCGGGCGGGACGGCGATGGATCCGGACGTGATCGCCCGGCTGTTGCAGCACACTGCGGGGTCGGAGCCGCTGCAGCGACTGTCGCCGCGGGAGCGGGAGGTGCTGGGGCTGATGGCGGAGGGCTGTTCGAACTCGGCGATCGGGGCGCGGCTGACGATCAGTGACGGGGCGGTGGCCAAGCACATCGCCAACATCTTCGGGAAGTTGGGGCTCGCGCCGACGGAGGACGGCAACCGGCGGGTGCTGGCAGTGCTGGCGCACCTGAACGGGGTGGCGGACGGTTCGGGGAGCTGACGCCTTGTTCGGTACCGGCGGGACACGGTCTTGCCGAAGGGTGCGGAAAACCGGGCAGCACCGGCTCGGACCAGCGGCGGAGCGGGCCGGAACAGGTGCGTGCGGTGGTGTGGACCAGTGGAGGTGTGGTGCCGATCAGGGCTGGCGGCGGTGGAGAACGCGCGTGCGAGTAGTATCCGGTGGGCCGAGTCTGTCAACGGCGCACAGGTCTCGCGTCCTGACGTGAAGCGTGCGCCCCGGGGTGGGGACGTGTACTCGGCGGCTACAGGTCGTATACGGCAGCTGCCGAGTCCCAGGGGTTGATCAACGAATGGCACGTCCTTCCCTTACCCGCGCGCACCGGGCTCTGCTGGGCGTGGTGGCAGTCGGCGCGTGCATCATCTCGGGCATCGGTTTCGCCGGGTCGTACAACTCGGTGCGGGACCTGGCGATGGAGAAGGGCTTCGGCGCCTTCGCCTACGCGTTCCCGATAGGCGTCGACGCGGGCATCGTGGTGCTGCTGTCGCTGGACCTGGTGCTGACCTGGCTGCGGATTCCGTTCCCGCTGCTGCGGCAGACCGCCTGGCTGCTGACCGCGGCGACCATCGCGTTCAACGCGGCGGCGTCCTGGGGCGACGCGCTGGGCATGGCGATGCACGCGGTGATCCCGGTGCTGTTCGTGGTGGTGGTGGAGGCCTCGCGGCACGCGGTGGGCCGGATCGCGGCGATCACCGCCGACCGGCACATGGAGTCGGTGCGGCTGATGCGCTGGGTGCTGTCGCCGGTGCCGACGTTCCGGCTGTGGCGGCGGATGAAGCTGTGGGAGCTGCGCTCGTACGACGAGACGGTGCGGCTGGAGCAGAACCGGCTGGTGTACCGGGCGCAGCTGCGGTTCCGGTACGGGCGCGGCTGGCGGCGGTCGGCGCCGTTCCAGGCGCTGCTGCCGCTGAAGCTGGCGAAGTACGGCGTGCCGCTGGACCCGACGGTGCTGGACCGGATCGACGGTCCGCTGCTGCTGGACGGCGGGGTCGCGCCGGAGCAGGGCGTGCCGGCGGTCCCGCAGGCCCACCAGGCCCATCAGGTCGGCCAGGCGGCTCAGGCCGGTCGGCCCGGTCAGGTGACGCAGGGTCAGGCTCCCGCGCCGGCGGGCCCGGTGGCGGCCGTCGCGGCGCCCGAGCCGCAGGCGGCGGTGCCGGCGGTGTCGGCGGCCGTGGCGGTTCCGACGCTGGCGAAGCTGGCCGCAGTGCGGCTGCGGGACCAGCAGGATCCGGAGGCGGCGCAGGCGGCGCCGGTGATGCACCCGTCCGCGGAGTTGAACGTGTGGACGGCGCGGCCGGTGCGCTCGCACGTGGCGCAGCCGGACCAGGTGCACACGGCGCGGGTGCCGGGTCAGGCCTCGCCGTGGTTCAAGGCGCCGCGTCCGCACGAGGTGGAGGAGCAGGAGCGCCCGCCGTCGGGGTACCAGTCCGGGCCGGCCGAGGGCTACCCGGAGCAGGGCGGCTTCCCGGAGGAGCACCCGCGGGTGGAGCGGGTGCAGGAGCGGCTGGCGGCTGCGGCGCAGGGCCGGGGCCAGGCGCAGCAGGTGATGGTGGAGGCGGAGCCGATCCTGCGCTCGGGCCGGCCGATGCGGCTGGACGCGATGATGGAGGCCGAGCCGGAGCAGCTGCCGTTCGACGAGGAGGACGCGCCGGCCCGGCGGGCGTTCGTCGGGGCGGAGCCGCTGGACGCCGAGGAGTGCTTCGACGCGTTGGTGGCGTACATCGAGGAGCACCAGCGGCAGCCCGACGAGCGGCGGTTCGCGGAGTACCTGAGCCAGCGCGGGGTTCCCGGATCGCGGCCGGACGGCGGGGTGACGCCGAAGGACGTGGAGAAGATCTGGCCGGTCCTGGAGGAGCGGTACGTGAACTCCGGCCGGGAGTGATCCGCCCGGTCGTTCGGAGATAACCACAAAGTGTGCGATGGCCGCCCGCCGGTTCCTCTGGTGGGCGGCCATTGACGCTCCGGCGGGCCCGCCGTTACCTTCGCCTCAACAATTTGTTGAACTCGTGCGGTGAGTGGAGGAGCCCCCGGATGTCGCAGCCTGCTCAGGTCGATCCCGCCCGGCCCGTCTCGTTCTCGGATTCGGCCCTGGCCGCTGTCGAGGCCCTGTTGGCGCCGGTGGACGCCGAGTTGACGCGCCGTTACCCGGGCGAGCCCGGGTCGCGGCAGCCGGTGCACACCGTGTACGTGCCGGCCGACGCCTTCGAGGCGGGCACCGTGCGCGAGTGGGGCGGCCGGGCGCTGGCGGTGTTCGACCGGCACGCCGGGACGCCCGCGCGGCTGGCCGAGGCGCTCGGGGTCGCCGACGACGAGCTGCTGGCCGACGTGCACGCCCGGGTCCGGGCCAAGCTGGAGCGCGAGCCGATCGAGGACCTGCGGATCGACTTCGAGGACGGCTACGGCCCGCGGCCCGAC
The DNA window shown above is from Streptomyces sp. TLI_171 and carries:
- a CDS encoding DUF2637 domain-containing protein; translated protein: MARPSLTRAHRALLGVVAVGACIISGIGFAGSYNSVRDLAMEKGFGAFAYAFPIGVDAGIVVLLSLDLVLTWLRIPFPLLRQTAWLLTAATIAFNAAASWGDALGMAMHAVIPVLFVVVVEASRHAVGRIAAITADRHMESVRLMRWVLSPVPTFRLWRRMKLWELRSYDETVRLEQNRLVYRAQLRFRYGRGWRRSAPFQALLPLKLAKYGVPLDPTVLDRIDGPLLLDGGVAPEQGVPAVPQAHQAHQVGQAAQAGRPGQVTQGQAPAPAGPVAAVAAPEPQAAVPAVSAAVAVPTLAKLAAVRLRDQQDPEAAQAAPVMHPSAELNVWTARPVRSHVAQPDQVHTARVPGQASPWFKAPRPHEVEEQERPPSGYQSGPAEGYPEQGGFPEEHPRVERVQERLAAAAQGRGQAQQVMVEAEPILRSGRPMRLDAMMEAEPEQLPFDEEDAPARRAFVGAEPLDAEECFDALVAYIEEHQRQPDERRFAEYLSQRGVPGSRPDGGVTPKDVEKIWPVLEERYVNSGRE
- a CDS encoding histidine kinase — encoded protein: MTTTTWFDGGAVRSAVGGRAQLAVRAFGSAVVMAVAAGAGVAVPVMAALFAGLTVFQLVDNGPLVPYVVAPTVLVAGVSVAYWFARRGAGWTRRRVERGSGEPWVVAYSPRVALEQDSRGFWWTGFSYHRSPGLARLVQFVGWAVRDPQTRREAAWLVANPVGVLALLGAPMALVAGGSVFALSAAVDSRSYFGLHYEAVNVLFSVVIGGAVAGAGLLAMPWAVRVHGEFAGRVLGGGPRQSRAQLTRRVARLTETRADAVDAQAAELRRIERDLHDGAQARLVAIGLTLGTIEHLMASDQTAARELLAEAREASAKALQELRDLVRGIHPPVLAERGLPDAVRELALTGVVPTEVTVSLPGRPEASLETAVYFAVSELLANAAKHARARQVWVDVLYRAGRLRVVVTDDGHGGARLEGGGGLRGIERRLGTFDGVISLESPVGGPTTITMELPCALSSPRISTSFAKA
- a CDS encoding response regulator transcription factor, with amino-acid sequence MRVVLAEDLYLLRQGLTRLLEAHGFTIAAAVETGPDLLAALLSERPDVAVVDVRLPPTLTDEGLQAALAARREIPGLPVLVLSQHVQQLYARELLADGTGGVGYLLKDRVFNADQFVDAVRRVAAGGTAMDPDVIARLLQHTAGSEPLQRLSPREREVLGLMAEGCSNSAIGARLTISDGAVAKHIANIFGKLGLAPTEDGNRRVLAVLAHLNGVADGSGS